From one Eucalyptus grandis isolate ANBG69807.140 chromosome 9, ASM1654582v1, whole genome shotgun sequence genomic stretch:
- the LOC104418451 gene encoding BTB/POZ domain-containing protein SR1IP1 isoform X2, which translates to MVDLDDERGVASRNSKKKELLSTVMERTSAWIFSQEIPSDVTVHAAGTSFALHKFPLVSKCGCIRKLVSESSEADLSNIELVGIPGGAEAFELAAKFCYGINFEISTKNIAMLRCAAEYLEMTEDYAVGNLVGRTEAYLKEVALKSIAGAITVLHMTESLLPIAEKVKLVVRCIDAIAFLACKESQFSVNGGNEDGNAMISSMVSHQKSPFVEWWAEDLTVLRIDIFQRVLVAMTARGYKQYALGPILMLYAQKSLRGLDIFGKGRKKIEPEQEHEKRVILETIVSLLPREKNTMSVSFLSMLLRAAMYLETTVACRLDLEKRMGLQLPQAVLDDLLIPSYSFTAGTLFDVDTMQRIMMNYLEYDMDGRRFGSNAEEDFVSAPPSDMERVGKLMENYLAEIASDRNLSVSRFISLAELVPEQARVTEDGIYRAIDIYLKAHPALSELERKKVCSLMDCQKLSREACAHAAQNDRLPVQTVVQVLYYEQQRMRDAMNGSLGGESPAAPRKLNVYSTDIHPVSDELSRLKRENEDLKIELVKMKMRLREIEKSTLKSAGGSPAGSTPSSADKPPLPRKSFINSMSKKLGRLYPFGVAPPNAKGKMKPSKDRRHSIS; encoded by the exons ATGGTGGATCTTGATGACGAGAGAGGTGTTGCCAGCAGGAATTCCAAGAAGAAGGAGCTTCTTTCCACTGTTATGGAAAGAACCAGCGCATG GATCTTTTCCCAGGAAATTCCCAGTGATGTCACCGTTCATGCCGCAGGAACTTCCTTTGCACTCCataag TTCCCGTTAGTCTCAAAATGCGGGTGCATAAGGAAACTTGTATCAGAATCAAGCGAAGCTGATCTTTCTAATATTGAACTAGTTGGCATTCCTGGTGGGGCAGAAGCATTTGAGCTTGCCGCCAAATTCTGTTATGGGATTAATTTTGAGATCAGCACCAAGAACATCGCAATGCTACGATGTGCTGCCGAGTATCTTGAGATGACTGAGGACTATGCAGTAGGCAACCTAGTGGGAAGAACTGAGGCCTACTTGAAGGAAGTGGCATTGAAGAGCATTGCAGGAGCCATCACTGTTTTGCACATGACAGAAAGCCTCCTTCCGATTGCAGAGAAAGTGAAATTGGTCGTCCGATGCATTGATGCAATAGCATTCTTAGCCTGCAAGGAGAGTCAGTTCTCCGTGAATGGTGGGAACGAGGATGGTAATGCTATGATTTCTTCTATGGTGTCGCATCAAAAGAGCCCCTTTGTGGAATGGTGGGCTGAAGACTTGACAGTTCTTAGAATTGATATCTTTCAGAGAGTTCTCGTTGCAATGACAGCCAGAGGTTATAAGCAATATGCACTCGGTCCAATTCTTATGCTTTATGCCCAAAAATCTCTGAGAGGGTTG GACATATTTgggaagggaagaaagaaaattgagccAGAGCAAGAGCATGAGAAGCGGGTCATTTTAGAAACAATAGTAAGTCTTCTTCCAAGGGAAAAGAATACTATGTCGGTAAGCTTCCTCTCGATGCTTCTTCGTGCAGCTATGTATCTCGAGACCACAGTAGCTTGTCGCCTGGACTTGGAGAAGAGGATGGGCTTGCAATTACCACAAGCTGTTCTAGATGATCTGTTGATACCTTCTTATTCTTTTACGGCGGGCACATTGTTCGATGTCGATACCATGCAGCGGATCATGATGAACTACTTGGAGTATGATATGGATGGGAGACGTTTTGGATCTAATGCTGAAGAAGACTTTGTTTCTGCTCCTCCTAGTGATATGGAGAGGGTTGGGAAGCTTATGGAGAACTACCTTGCAGAGATAGCATCAGATCGGAATTTGTCTGTCTCAAGGTTCATTAGCCTTGCTGAGTTAGTTCCAGAACAAGCAAGGGTGACAGAAGATGGAATATATAGAGCCATTGACATCTACCTCAAG GCTCATCCTGCTCTCAGTGAACtggaaaggaagaaagtttGCAGCTTGATGGATTGCCAGAAGCTATCAAGAGAAGCCTGTGCTCATGCTGCTCAGAACGACCGGCTTCCTGTTCAGACTGTGGTACAGGTCCTGTATTATGAGCAACAGCGCATGCGAGATGCCATGAATGGAAGCCTAGGGGGTGAATCCCCTGCTGCTCCACGCAAGTTAAATGTGTACTCCACTGACATCCACCCAGTCTCGGACGAACTCTCTAGATTGAAACGAGAGAACGAGGATCTGAAAATAGAGCTAGTCAAAATGAAGATGAGGTTGAGAGAGATCGAAAAATCGACACTGAAATCAGCTGGAGGAAGCCCGGCAGGGAGCACACCGTCATCTGCTGATAAGCCTCCTTTGCCTCGAAAATCATTTATAAACTCAATGTCAAAAAAACTGGGTCGGCTTTATCCATTTGGAGTCGCCCCTCCCAATGCTAAAGGTAAAATGAAGCCAAGCAAGGACCGTCGGCATTCAATATCTTGA
- the LOC104418451 gene encoding BTB/POZ domain-containing protein SR1IP1 isoform X1 — protein MVDLDDERGVASRNSKKKELLSTVMERTSAWIFSQEIPSDVTVHAAGTSFALHKFPLVSKCGCIRKLVSESSEADLSNIELVGIPGGAEAFELAAKFCYGINFEISTKNIAMLRCAAEYLEMTEDYAVGNLVGRTEAYLKEVALKSIAGAITVLHMTESLLPIAEKVKLVVRCIDAIAFLACKESQFSVNGGNEDGNAMISSMVSHQKSPFVEWWAEDLTVLRIDIFQRVLVAMTARGYKQYALGPILMLYAQKSLRGLQDIFGKGRKKIEPEQEHEKRVILETIVSLLPREKNTMSVSFLSMLLRAAMYLETTVACRLDLEKRMGLQLPQAVLDDLLIPSYSFTAGTLFDVDTMQRIMMNYLEYDMDGRRFGSNAEEDFVSAPPSDMERVGKLMENYLAEIASDRNLSVSRFISLAELVPEQARVTEDGIYRAIDIYLKAHPALSELERKKVCSLMDCQKLSREACAHAAQNDRLPVQTVVQVLYYEQQRMRDAMNGSLGGESPAAPRKLNVYSTDIHPVSDELSRLKRENEDLKIELVKMKMRLREIEKSTLKSAGGSPAGSTPSSADKPPLPRKSFINSMSKKLGRLYPFGVAPPNAKGKMKPSKDRRHSIS, from the exons ATGGTGGATCTTGATGACGAGAGAGGTGTTGCCAGCAGGAATTCCAAGAAGAAGGAGCTTCTTTCCACTGTTATGGAAAGAACCAGCGCATG GATCTTTTCCCAGGAAATTCCCAGTGATGTCACCGTTCATGCCGCAGGAACTTCCTTTGCACTCCataag TTCCCGTTAGTCTCAAAATGCGGGTGCATAAGGAAACTTGTATCAGAATCAAGCGAAGCTGATCTTTCTAATATTGAACTAGTTGGCATTCCTGGTGGGGCAGAAGCATTTGAGCTTGCCGCCAAATTCTGTTATGGGATTAATTTTGAGATCAGCACCAAGAACATCGCAATGCTACGATGTGCTGCCGAGTATCTTGAGATGACTGAGGACTATGCAGTAGGCAACCTAGTGGGAAGAACTGAGGCCTACTTGAAGGAAGTGGCATTGAAGAGCATTGCAGGAGCCATCACTGTTTTGCACATGACAGAAAGCCTCCTTCCGATTGCAGAGAAAGTGAAATTGGTCGTCCGATGCATTGATGCAATAGCATTCTTAGCCTGCAAGGAGAGTCAGTTCTCCGTGAATGGTGGGAACGAGGATGGTAATGCTATGATTTCTTCTATGGTGTCGCATCAAAAGAGCCCCTTTGTGGAATGGTGGGCTGAAGACTTGACAGTTCTTAGAATTGATATCTTTCAGAGAGTTCTCGTTGCAATGACAGCCAGAGGTTATAAGCAATATGCACTCGGTCCAATTCTTATGCTTTATGCCCAAAAATCTCTGAGAGGGTTG CAGGACATATTTgggaagggaagaaagaaaattgagccAGAGCAAGAGCATGAGAAGCGGGTCATTTTAGAAACAATAGTAAGTCTTCTTCCAAGGGAAAAGAATACTATGTCGGTAAGCTTCCTCTCGATGCTTCTTCGTGCAGCTATGTATCTCGAGACCACAGTAGCTTGTCGCCTGGACTTGGAGAAGAGGATGGGCTTGCAATTACCACAAGCTGTTCTAGATGATCTGTTGATACCTTCTTATTCTTTTACGGCGGGCACATTGTTCGATGTCGATACCATGCAGCGGATCATGATGAACTACTTGGAGTATGATATGGATGGGAGACGTTTTGGATCTAATGCTGAAGAAGACTTTGTTTCTGCTCCTCCTAGTGATATGGAGAGGGTTGGGAAGCTTATGGAGAACTACCTTGCAGAGATAGCATCAGATCGGAATTTGTCTGTCTCAAGGTTCATTAGCCTTGCTGAGTTAGTTCCAGAACAAGCAAGGGTGACAGAAGATGGAATATATAGAGCCATTGACATCTACCTCAAG GCTCATCCTGCTCTCAGTGAACtggaaaggaagaaagtttGCAGCTTGATGGATTGCCAGAAGCTATCAAGAGAAGCCTGTGCTCATGCTGCTCAGAACGACCGGCTTCCTGTTCAGACTGTGGTACAGGTCCTGTATTATGAGCAACAGCGCATGCGAGATGCCATGAATGGAAGCCTAGGGGGTGAATCCCCTGCTGCTCCACGCAAGTTAAATGTGTACTCCACTGACATCCACCCAGTCTCGGACGAACTCTCTAGATTGAAACGAGAGAACGAGGATCTGAAAATAGAGCTAGTCAAAATGAAGATGAGGTTGAGAGAGATCGAAAAATCGACACTGAAATCAGCTGGAGGAAGCCCGGCAGGGAGCACACCGTCATCTGCTGATAAGCCTCCTTTGCCTCGAAAATCATTTATAAACTCAATGTCAAAAAAACTGGGTCGGCTTTATCCATTTGGAGTCGCCCCTCCCAATGCTAAAGGTAAAATGAAGCCAAGCAAGGACCGTCGGCATTCAATATCTTGA
- the LOC104418451 gene encoding BTB/POZ domain-containing protein SR1IP1 isoform X3, whose translation MVFALYLFFQMLRIFSQEIPSDVTVHAAGTSFALHKFPLVSKCGCIRKLVSESSEADLSNIELVGIPGGAEAFELAAKFCYGINFEISTKNIAMLRCAAEYLEMTEDYAVGNLVGRTEAYLKEVALKSIAGAITVLHMTESLLPIAEKVKLVVRCIDAIAFLACKESQFSVNGGNEDGNAMISSMVSHQKSPFVEWWAEDLTVLRIDIFQRVLVAMTARGYKQYALGPILMLYAQKSLRGLQDIFGKGRKKIEPEQEHEKRVILETIVSLLPREKNTMSVSFLSMLLRAAMYLETTVACRLDLEKRMGLQLPQAVLDDLLIPSYSFTAGTLFDVDTMQRIMMNYLEYDMDGRRFGSNAEEDFVSAPPSDMERVGKLMENYLAEIASDRNLSVSRFISLAELVPEQARVTEDGIYRAIDIYLKAHPALSELERKKVCSLMDCQKLSREACAHAAQNDRLPVQTVVQVLYYEQQRMRDAMNGSLGGESPAAPRKLNVYSTDIHPVSDELSRLKRENEDLKIELVKMKMRLREIEKSTLKSAGGSPAGSTPSSADKPPLPRKSFINSMSKKLGRLYPFGVAPPNAKGKMKPSKDRRHSIS comes from the exons ATGGTTTTTGCACTTTACCTGTTCTTCCAAATGCTTCG GATCTTTTCCCAGGAAATTCCCAGTGATGTCACCGTTCATGCCGCAGGAACTTCCTTTGCACTCCataag TTCCCGTTAGTCTCAAAATGCGGGTGCATAAGGAAACTTGTATCAGAATCAAGCGAAGCTGATCTTTCTAATATTGAACTAGTTGGCATTCCTGGTGGGGCAGAAGCATTTGAGCTTGCCGCCAAATTCTGTTATGGGATTAATTTTGAGATCAGCACCAAGAACATCGCAATGCTACGATGTGCTGCCGAGTATCTTGAGATGACTGAGGACTATGCAGTAGGCAACCTAGTGGGAAGAACTGAGGCCTACTTGAAGGAAGTGGCATTGAAGAGCATTGCAGGAGCCATCACTGTTTTGCACATGACAGAAAGCCTCCTTCCGATTGCAGAGAAAGTGAAATTGGTCGTCCGATGCATTGATGCAATAGCATTCTTAGCCTGCAAGGAGAGTCAGTTCTCCGTGAATGGTGGGAACGAGGATGGTAATGCTATGATTTCTTCTATGGTGTCGCATCAAAAGAGCCCCTTTGTGGAATGGTGGGCTGAAGACTTGACAGTTCTTAGAATTGATATCTTTCAGAGAGTTCTCGTTGCAATGACAGCCAGAGGTTATAAGCAATATGCACTCGGTCCAATTCTTATGCTTTATGCCCAAAAATCTCTGAGAGGGTTG CAGGACATATTTgggaagggaagaaagaaaattgagccAGAGCAAGAGCATGAGAAGCGGGTCATTTTAGAAACAATAGTAAGTCTTCTTCCAAGGGAAAAGAATACTATGTCGGTAAGCTTCCTCTCGATGCTTCTTCGTGCAGCTATGTATCTCGAGACCACAGTAGCTTGTCGCCTGGACTTGGAGAAGAGGATGGGCTTGCAATTACCACAAGCTGTTCTAGATGATCTGTTGATACCTTCTTATTCTTTTACGGCGGGCACATTGTTCGATGTCGATACCATGCAGCGGATCATGATGAACTACTTGGAGTATGATATGGATGGGAGACGTTTTGGATCTAATGCTGAAGAAGACTTTGTTTCTGCTCCTCCTAGTGATATGGAGAGGGTTGGGAAGCTTATGGAGAACTACCTTGCAGAGATAGCATCAGATCGGAATTTGTCTGTCTCAAGGTTCATTAGCCTTGCTGAGTTAGTTCCAGAACAAGCAAGGGTGACAGAAGATGGAATATATAGAGCCATTGACATCTACCTCAAG GCTCATCCTGCTCTCAGTGAACtggaaaggaagaaagtttGCAGCTTGATGGATTGCCAGAAGCTATCAAGAGAAGCCTGTGCTCATGCTGCTCAGAACGACCGGCTTCCTGTTCAGACTGTGGTACAGGTCCTGTATTATGAGCAACAGCGCATGCGAGATGCCATGAATGGAAGCCTAGGGGGTGAATCCCCTGCTGCTCCACGCAAGTTAAATGTGTACTCCACTGACATCCACCCAGTCTCGGACGAACTCTCTAGATTGAAACGAGAGAACGAGGATCTGAAAATAGAGCTAGTCAAAATGAAGATGAGGTTGAGAGAGATCGAAAAATCGACACTGAAATCAGCTGGAGGAAGCCCGGCAGGGAGCACACCGTCATCTGCTGATAAGCCTCCTTTGCCTCGAAAATCATTTATAAACTCAATGTCAAAAAAACTGGGTCGGCTTTATCCATTTGGAGTCGCCCCTCCCAATGCTAAAGGTAAAATGAAGCCAAGCAAGGACCGTCGGCATTCAATATCTTGA